The Amycolatopsis sp. DG1A-15b genome contains the following window.
CGGCCCTGCGCAAGTACCCGCTCGCGCCGCACGCGCGTGACCTGACGTTCCCGGACCGCTCGTCGTTCGCCGTCGCGTCGGTGGCCGGCTGGCAGCGGGCGTCCGAAGCAGAGCGCCGCGCGGCCGCCGAGGGCTTCTACAACGACTCGTACTGGTTCGACCAGGCCGCCTGCTCGTCGCCGCGCGCGGTGTTCTGGGTCGGCGACGAGGCCGGCGCCCGGGCCGCGGGCAGCGAGTTCCGCGCCCTGCTGGCGGCGGTGCTGGAGACGAAGCAGCACGTCACCGAGCCCGCGATGGCGATCCAGAAGCGCGTCTCGGCGTACGGTGCGGCGGCCGACGGACTGGTCAAGGAGATCGCGTTCCAGGGCAACGGCCTGGCCACGCTCGAGCTGACCGACCCGGCGGTGCTGCCGCGCGAGTGGCTCGGCGCCGGCACGTTCGCCAACGCGCGCGTGTCCGCGCTGGCCGACCTGGTGCCGATCGTGCTCCGCAAGGACCAGACGGTCAGCCAGTTCGGCTTCACGGCCGAGGAGCTGACGGCGTTCGCGCACGAGCTCGCGGGCCGCGGCGTCGACCGGATCGTGCCGTTCGGCTCCGCCCTGACCTTCTCGGCGGTGTGGGACGGCTACGATCTGCTGTCCGAGTTCAGCCGCCTGGTCACGGTGCAGGTCTGAGGAGAGCGTCGATGACGACCGTTGAGGACCTGCCGGCGGCCGGCAAGCAGCCGAAGTCCACCAAGGCGAAGATCCTCGACGTCGTCCGGTGGGTGGCGATCCTGCTGGTCATCGGCGTCGCGGCGAAGCAGCTGGCGGCCAATTGGGGCGAGTTCTGGCACACCCTGCGTGACGTCGCGTGGGAGTCGTCGCTGCTGAGCCTGGCCGCCCTGGTCGCGGCCATCCTGGTGTCGACCTGGGGCTGGCAGATGATGGCCGACGACCTCGGCGAGCCGATCGGCTACGCCCGCGGTGCGCAGATCTGCCTGGTCGGCTCGCTCGGCAAGTACGTGCCGGGCTCGGTCTGGGCGTACCTGCTGCAGATGGAGCTGGGCCGCAAGGCGGGCCTGGCCCGCGCCCGGATCTTCACCGGCTCCCTGATCCAGCTCGGCGTGGGTGTGGTGTCGGCGCTGGTGGTGTCGCTCCTGGCGGCGCCCGCGGTGTTCAGCAACAGCCCGCGCGCGTTGTGGCTGTTCGTGCTCATCCCGCTCGGCCTGGCGATGCTGCACCCGAAGATCCTCACCTGGGGCACCTCGCTCGTCCTGCGGATCCTCCGCCGTCCACCGCTGCGGCACCCGCTGGGCTGGCGGGTGATCGGGAAGGTCTTCGGCGCTTCGACGGCGGCGTGGTGCCTGCAGGGCGTCCACCTGTGGCTGCTGGCCAACTCGGTGGGCACGCCGGGCCTCAGCGGCTTCGTGCTGTGCGTGGGCGCGATGGCCGTGGCGATGACGGTGGGCACGTTCGCGTTCATCCTCCCCAGCGGTGTCGGCGTCCGCGAGGTGGCCCAGGTCGCGGTCCTCACGGCCAGCGGCCTGACCGTCGGCCAGGCCACGGCCTTCGCGGTGGCCTCCCGCGTGATGTTCACGGTGGCGGACCTCCTGACGGCCGGCTTCGCGGCCGTGGCCGCCCGTTCGGTCCGCCCGGCGGCGACCCCCGCCTGACCGGTTGTCCACAGGGCTTGCGCACATGTGGACAACTCGCCCGCCCATCCGGCCGATCCCGGCTGATAAGGGCGGCCGGCTTCGGCGGCTGGTTTTCCCGGAATGACCTGAAGGGTGCTCAGCCGGCGCACTACCGCGCGATCCGTCGAACAGTTTCGAAAGCGGTTCGCCGGCGGCACCGCGCCCACGAGTGGGGAAATTTCACCGAAATACCCGGCGACCGGTCGAATTCCCGCCAAAGCGCAAGTCTGCGCGGTTCCGGCAGCTCCGGGTGCCGCGGCGAACAGCAGGTGCACCGTGCCCACGCTTTTCCAGGACGTCACTT
Protein-coding sequences here:
- a CDS encoding lysylphosphatidylglycerol synthase transmembrane domain-containing protein; the protein is MTTVEDLPAAGKQPKSTKAKILDVVRWVAILLVIGVAAKQLAANWGEFWHTLRDVAWESSLLSLAALVAAILVSTWGWQMMADDLGEPIGYARGAQICLVGSLGKYVPGSVWAYLLQMELGRKAGLARARIFTGSLIQLGVGVVSALVVSLLAAPAVFSNSPRALWLFVLIPLGLAMLHPKILTWGTSLVLRILRRPPLRHPLGWRVIGKVFGASTAAWCLQGVHLWLLANSVGTPGLSGFVLCVGAMAVAMTVGTFAFILPSGVGVREVAQVAVLTASGLTVGQATAFAVASRVMFTVADLLTAGFAAVAARSVRPAATPA
- a CDS encoding acyl-CoA reductase gives rise to the protein MSLTQRFPASAPIEVGALVEELRAAPPGGRLRVGDPRVVEFVTKFARKLLAPATARRFPELASLGFFLRKGEIAKALSTLDTSGTALWFPRGLVFHVPPANVDTIFVYSWALSALAGNHNVVRVSSRSAGAAEAVLEALNAALSEVDPATAAAITATQRMVTYDRSDEVSGTLSLAADLRVIWGGDGSVAALRKYPLAPHARDLTFPDRSSFAVASVAGWQRASEAERRAAAEGFYNDSYWFDQAACSSPRAVFWVGDEAGARAAGSEFRALLAAVLETKQHVTEPAMAIQKRVSAYGAAADGLVKEIAFQGNGLATLELTDPAVLPREWLGAGTFANARVSALADLVPIVLRKDQTVSQFGFTAEELTAFAHELAGRGVDRIVPFGSALTFSAVWDGYDLLSEFSRLVTVQV